Proteins from one Dethiosulfovibrio peptidovorans genomic window:
- a CDS encoding ATPase: MTTAITRDRLLEVSARIRDVQLGKGLLEKKRDAVLRVLEEERRRYIKVQETFRDLSRRLGILYGMIRIHDGVSTIQLLRLQRPLVTLRCTRESVMGCRYSVFEPEASSITRRFPLAMDPALSCLYVDDFLELIAQSESLLWEFVTLRSKIQSFERELKKTNLKINTLEHNILPSLLAERKKISETLSERERQERYAVKKLTKKKRRT, encoded by the coding sequence GTGACCACCGCCATCACTCGGGATCGGCTCCTTGAGGTCTCCGCAAGAATTCGGGATGTCCAGCTGGGAAAGGGGCTTTTAGAGAAAAAACGAGACGCTGTTCTTCGGGTTCTTGAGGAGGAGCGTCGTCGCTACATTAAGGTTCAGGAGACGTTCAGGGACCTCTCCCGTCGGCTGGGTATCCTATACGGCATGATCAGGATTCACGATGGAGTCTCTACGATCCAGCTCTTGAGGCTCCAGCGCCCCCTCGTGACCCTTCGCTGTACCAGAGAATCTGTCATGGGATGTCGGTACAGTGTCTTCGAGCCCGAGGCATCGTCAATAACTCGTCGATTCCCCTTAGCCATGGATCCTGCTCTTTCCTGTCTGTACGTCGACGATTTTCTGGAGCTTATCGCTCAATCCGAGTCTCTCCTGTGGGAGTTCGTAACCCTTAGGAGCAAGATTCAATCCTTCGAACGGGAACTGAAGAAGACGAACTTGAAGATTAATACTTTGGAACACAATATACTGCCCTCTCTGTTGGCTGAGCGTAAGAAGATCTCTGAGACCTTGTCGGAAAGAGAACGACAGGAGCGGTATGCCGTGAAAAAACTGACTAAAAAGAAGCGACGGACATGA
- a CDS encoding IMP dehydrogenase codes for MNFNEKFVSYEGLTFDDVLIEPRQSEILPSEVQVQTWLTPEIGLNIPICSAAMDTVTEGRLAIAVAREGGLGVVHRNTTPERQVAEVDKVKRSESGVIVDPFYLHPHDLLSQAMELMSYYHISGVPIVDQGKRLVGIITNRDLRFIRDFDQPIQNVMTKDKLVTAPEGTTLDDAQHILMRHKVEKLPIVDDSGILKGLITIKDLQKAKDFPNATKDESGRLRVGAAVGVGRDVFDRVDGLVNAGVDLVVVDTAHGHARKVLDTISAIRKRHPDLPLVGGNIATAEAAEALIERGVSAVKVGVGPGSICTTRIIAGIGVPQLAAIMNVASVAVPKGVKVIADGGIRYSGDAVKALAAGADSVMIGSLLAGTEESPGEVIIYHGRSYKNYRGMGSMGAMRSGCSTDRYFQEGAKENKLVPEGIEGLAAYKGSAGDVLFQIVGGIRSGMGYAGAANIDDLHHLARFVKISSASVKESHPHDVVVTKEAPNYWVD; via the coding sequence ATGAATTTTAATGAGAAATTCGTGTCCTATGAGGGGCTTACCTTTGACGACGTCTTGATTGAGCCCCGGCAGAGCGAGATCCTTCCCTCGGAGGTTCAGGTCCAGACATGGTTGACTCCAGAGATAGGCTTGAATATACCCATCTGTAGTGCTGCTATGGATACGGTCACCGAAGGTCGTTTGGCCATCGCTGTGGCTCGTGAAGGTGGACTGGGTGTCGTTCATCGGAACACGACGCCGGAACGTCAGGTGGCTGAAGTTGATAAGGTCAAGCGATCCGAGTCAGGGGTTATTGTCGATCCCTTCTATCTCCATCCTCACGACCTCCTGTCCCAGGCAATGGAACTCATGTCGTATTACCATATCTCCGGGGTCCCGATCGTCGATCAGGGGAAGCGACTTGTGGGGATTATCACCAACCGGGATCTACGGTTCATTCGGGATTTTGATCAGCCTATTCAAAATGTGATGACGAAGGATAAACTGGTGACCGCACCCGAGGGTACCACCCTGGATGATGCTCAGCATATACTTATGCGTCACAAGGTGGAGAAGCTCCCCATCGTGGACGATTCTGGCATTCTGAAGGGGCTCATCACCATCAAGGATCTTCAGAAGGCGAAGGATTTTCCCAATGCGACCAAGGACGAATCGGGGCGCCTCCGGGTTGGAGCTGCTGTGGGAGTGGGGCGGGATGTTTTCGACAGGGTCGATGGACTCGTCAATGCAGGGGTCGATCTTGTGGTGGTGGATACAGCACACGGCCATGCCCGTAAGGTCCTGGATACCATCTCGGCCATCAGGAAACGTCACCCTGACCTTCCCTTGGTGGGGGGGAACATCGCGACTGCCGAGGCGGCCGAGGCCCTGATCGAACGGGGAGTTTCCGCCGTCAAGGTTGGAGTAGGGCCTGGGTCTATCTGTACGACCAGGATTATTGCTGGTATCGGAGTTCCTCAGTTGGCTGCTATAATGAACGTAGCTTCGGTGGCTGTGCCCAAAGGAGTTAAGGTCATCGCCGATGGCGGTATCCGGTACTCAGGGGACGCTGTTAAGGCTCTGGCCGCTGGTGCTGACTCTGTCATGATTGGTTCGCTCCTTGCAGGAACTGAAGAGAGCCCCGGAGAGGTCATCATCTACCATGGGCGTTCCTATAAAAACTATCGGGGGATGGGGTCCATGGGAGCCATGAGAAGCGGGTGCAGTACCGACCGATACTTTCAGGAAGGCGCGAAGGAAAATAAACTGGTACCCGAGGGCATCGAGGGACTGGCAGCCTATAAGGGATCGGCGGGAGACGTTCTGTTCCAGATTGTCGGTGGGATTCGCTCCGGCATGGGGTATGCTGGCGCTGCGAATATCGACGACCTGCACCATCTGGCCCGGTTCGTGAAGATATCGTCTGCATCGGTGAAGGAGAGTCATCCTCACGACGTGGTTGTTACCAAGGAGGCACCGAACTATTGGGTAGACTAG
- the ispF gene encoding 2-C-methyl-D-erythritol 2,4-cyclodiphosphate synthase — protein sequence MKNSWAFLIMAAGSGQRLGGQPKQFRLLGKRPVWQWAAGAARASGIDDVILTVPPERLPPDIPSDRVTVIRGGETRSLSVRNALRGTDASWVLVHDAARPFVSPDLCRSVMSAVTECRGVIPLLPVVDAAKRIREGESVMSSVDRDGLMMTQTPQGFHRESLLDVLESSSPLVRDEAEPWLASGRELTWVLGETENFKITTEGEWSMAQKLATTGATVRTGVGFDVHPLVPDRPLILGGVSIPSPLGLDGHSDADVICHALSDAALGAAGLPDIGRLYPASDETYRGADSYELLRDVINRLRNCGWGVIWADIVLHAQIPRIGDGVEDIVNKLECLWNDGRRRINLKVKSGEGIGPVGQGEAMTCYAVVTVTPC from the coding sequence GTGAAAAATTCGTGGGCGTTTCTGATCATGGCTGCCGGATCAGGACAGCGACTGGGTGGCCAACCAAAACAATTTCGTCTTCTGGGGAAACGTCCTGTCTGGCAATGGGCCGCAGGGGCCGCTCGTGCATCCGGTATCGATGACGTGATTTTGACTGTCCCGCCTGAGAGATTGCCCCCGGATATCCCGAGTGACAGGGTAACGGTTATTCGAGGTGGAGAGACTCGTTCCCTGTCGGTTCGAAACGCTCTTCGAGGAACCGATGCTTCATGGGTGCTCGTACATGATGCGGCCAGACCATTCGTCTCTCCGGATTTGTGTCGCTCCGTCATGTCCGCTGTGACCGAATGTCGAGGAGTCATTCCCCTGCTCCCCGTGGTCGATGCCGCCAAGCGCATTCGTGAGGGGGAATCCGTCATGAGCTCCGTTGATCGAGATGGACTGATGATGACCCAGACACCTCAGGGTTTCCACCGGGAGAGTCTCCTTGATGTTCTGGAGTCTTCCTCTCCGTTGGTTCGGGATGAAGCTGAGCCATGGCTAGCCTCTGGGCGGGAGCTTACTTGGGTTTTGGGAGAGACGGAGAACTTCAAGATCACCACTGAGGGAGAGTGGAGTATGGCTCAAAAACTCGCAACGACTGGAGCGACGGTGCGAACCGGGGTGGGGTTTGATGTCCATCCTCTGGTCCCCGATCGTCCTCTGATCCTGGGTGGTGTGTCCATTCCATCGCCTCTGGGGCTTGATGGTCACTCGGATGCCGACGTCATCTGTCACGCTCTCTCCGACGCCGCTTTAGGGGCTGCTGGTTTACCCGATATTGGTCGTTTATACCCGGCGTCTGACGAAACCTACCGAGGAGCCGACAGTTACGAGTTGCTTCGTGATGTGATTAACCGTCTTCGAAACTGCGGATGGGGAGTTATCTGGGCCGACATCGTCCTCCATGCTCAGATTCCAAGAATCGGCGATGGTGTAGAGGATATCGTGAACAAACTTGAATGTCTGTGGAACGATGGGCGGCGACGGATTAACCTGAAGGTCAAGTCAGGAGAGGGGATTGGCCCGGTGGGACAGGGTGAGGCCATGACGTGTTACGCGGTGGTCACGGTCACGCCCTGCTGA
- a CDS encoding twitching motility protein PilT: protein MTDGLIKIMGGICRALLTILGGIAGYQLSAMVVSLLSQRIDVDRFWIQAFLNGGSVLIFSGIGFLIAPLFFRVLGFMSSLFEKNLQTTKWQDITAATTGLFVGLLLANLMAMPFAGLPLGPYVAFFLNLVIGYVLARLFVNRQEDIRGFFASFMTLRQRLLFRKNRGESGKDDFSLAVPAKILDTSVVIDGRILDVVHAGFLEGVVVLPRFVLSELQSVADSKDPGRRARGRRGLDVVKALQGAPSLNLVITEVGLKELDVDLVDSGLIALARRIGGKILTTDYNLNKVAEIQEIVVLNVNDLANSMKPAYLPGENVIVDVIREGKEPQQGIGYLDSGTMLVVEDGEAYIGRRVEVVVTSMLQTSAGRMIFGRVRREVFS from the coding sequence ATGACCGACGGTCTCATTAAAATCATGGGGGGGATCTGCAGGGCTTTGCTGACGATTTTGGGTGGTATCGCTGGCTACCAGCTGTCTGCCATGGTGGTATCCCTCTTATCTCAACGGATTGACGTGGACCGATTTTGGATACAGGCGTTCCTCAACGGGGGGAGCGTCCTCATATTCAGCGGTATAGGCTTTTTGATTGCTCCGCTCTTCTTTCGGGTTCTCGGCTTTATGAGCTCTTTATTCGAAAAAAACCTTCAAACCACCAAATGGCAGGACATTACAGCAGCTACAACAGGCCTCTTTGTGGGGCTTCTGTTGGCGAATTTGATGGCTATGCCCTTTGCTGGCTTGCCGCTTGGCCCCTACGTAGCGTTTTTTCTCAACTTGGTCATCGGGTATGTCCTGGCTCGGCTTTTCGTTAACCGTCAGGAGGATATCAGGGGCTTTTTTGCGTCCTTCATGACGCTTCGGCAACGGCTTCTTTTTCGAAAAAACCGTGGAGAGTCCGGGAAGGACGATTTTTCCCTTGCGGTGCCTGCAAAGATCCTGGACACCAGCGTCGTCATCGACGGACGAATCCTGGACGTTGTTCACGCCGGTTTTCTTGAGGGAGTTGTCGTGCTCCCTCGATTTGTTCTCTCCGAACTTCAGTCGGTGGCCGACTCCAAGGACCCAGGGCGAAGAGCTCGTGGCCGCCGGGGGTTGGATGTTGTTAAAGCTCTTCAAGGGGCTCCTTCCTTGAATTTGGTCATAACCGAGGTTGGATTGAAGGAGTTGGACGTGGACTTGGTGGATAGTGGTCTGATCGCGCTGGCTCGTCGGATTGGGGGTAAAATCCTGACCACCGACTACAATCTGAACAAGGTCGCTGAAATCCAGGAGATCGTCGTGCTTAACGTCAACGATCTGGCGAATTCCATGAAGCCTGCCTATCTTCCTGGGGAGAACGTGATCGTGGATGTCATTCGGGAGGGTAAGGAGCCTCAGCAGGGGATAGGGTATCTGGACAGCGGGACCATGCTTGTCGTCGAGGACGGTGAGGCGTATATAGGTCGTCGAGTGGAGGTCGTTGTCACGTCCATGCTCCAGACATCGGCCGGGCGAATGATCTTTGGCAGAGTGCGTCGAGAGGTTTTTTCGTGA
- a CDS encoding YbaB/EbfC family nucleoid-associated protein produces the protein MNNLMKQAQRMQAQVQRIQESLGDERVEGNAGGGMVTAVANGHGEILSVRIAPEVVDPQDVEMLEDLVLAAVSDAVRKGQEVAQERMGQVTGGLGGALGLGF, from the coding sequence ATGAACAATCTGATGAAACAGGCTCAGAGAATGCAGGCCCAGGTGCAGCGTATTCAGGAGTCTCTGGGGGACGAGCGAGTAGAGGGCAACGCCGGAGGTGGTATGGTGACTGCCGTGGCCAACGGACATGGCGAGATCCTGTCGGTGCGTATTGCGCCGGAGGTGGTCGATCCCCAGGATGTAGAGATGTTGGAGGATCTGGTCTTGGCGGCTGTGAGCGATGCCGTCCGAAAGGGGCAGGAGGTAGCCCAGGAGAGGATGGGCCAGGTTACCGGCGGACTGGGTGGAGCTCTGGGATTGGGGTTTTAA
- a CDS encoding recombination protein RecR: protein MALPSPFERLIGLLKRLPGVGEKSARRMAFFVFQAPDGYARELADALFSLKDALTVCHICGNLTDRQPCHVCSDPLRDRSILCVVEGIEDLLSIEQAGVYDGLYYVLGGNVSPLDGRDIPSGVLERLLDLVNERSVSEVIIATNPRVEGDMTYHAVLAALRPLKTVKKTRLAYGLPVGGSIEFADRVTLHAAMDTRIVVQDDGR, encoded by the coding sequence ATGGCCCTTCCCTCTCCGTTTGAGCGCCTCATTGGGCTCTTGAAGCGGCTTCCCGGGGTTGGGGAGAAGAGCGCCCGAAGGATGGCGTTCTTCGTTTTTCAGGCTCCCGATGGGTATGCTCGGGAATTGGCTGATGCGCTCTTTTCCCTGAAGGACGCTCTGACGGTCTGTCATATCTGCGGTAACCTCACGGACCGACAGCCTTGTCACGTATGTTCTGACCCTTTGAGGGACCGTTCGATTCTCTGTGTGGTCGAGGGTATTGAAGATCTTCTCAGTATTGAGCAGGCCGGCGTTTACGACGGCCTGTATTACGTTTTGGGAGGGAATGTCTCTCCTTTGGATGGTCGGGACATCCCCAGCGGGGTCTTGGAAAGGCTTCTTGACCTGGTGAACGAACGATCTGTTTCCGAGGTCATCATCGCTACCAATCCCAGAGTCGAGGGGGATATGACCTATCACGCTGTCTTGGCAGCCCTTCGGCCTTTAAAAACGGTGAAAAAAACCCGACTCGCCTATGGTTTGCCTGTTGGGGGCAGCATCGAATTTGCTGATCGGGTAACCTTGCACGCTGCCATGGATACCAGGATCGTCGTTCAGGACGATGGTCGATAA